Proteins from a genomic interval of Pecten maximus chromosome 13, xPecMax1.1, whole genome shotgun sequence:
- the LOC117341089 gene encoding transmembrane protein 145-like — protein MDVMWPSYLSLCVAFIWIVPGHVTGKQVDGTLITLEDWHFITRFCFLSEKGRLRYVFEYPEEYLYQSILLYYDDLSQWSAVYPSSKTCDERVDVLKSGKNQIITLDPAKGKDYWPYCQSIVRDGQKLIRCELSGLGLKFRSMRERWWFIAVSRCDQTLGTGRGLNLTYSLHLTNGDDGDLLHEEFSADEFYILPILISFLIAYVIILVVSVIFAVILSGRQLLHITFKMYICSVIMWAFGLFILCISYGRYADSGYEQDGSKLAGRVFCAGGEICFLLMLNLLAKGYTITRGRLPSHSTIKLSVFFTVYVVAYAALFIVEAETFDPALVLYIYESIPGYGLIILRLLAWAWFCYSLFFTLKRFPRRGGFYYPFFFLYTLWFWAGPIVILIAMFAMAVWTREKTIVAVQNFVTFCGHIFFLVLTRPNAAHGNFPYTIRTTQIQATNGESGGDGDRYMVTSEASSSTGPDLTALFVTSNTSKPRMDTNGDLAPPSYDDATHMPGMDAKPFELNSVASPSAPPLYSTYNS, from the exons GATTGGCATTTCATCACAAGGTTCTGCTTTTTATCTGAGAAAGGAAGGTTGAGATATGTATTTGAATACCCAGAg GAGTACCTTTACCAGAGTATATTGCTGTACTACGACGACCTCAGTCAGTGGAGCGCGGTGTACCCCAGCAGTAAG acATGTGATGAGAGGGTGGATGTCTTGAAGAGTGGGAAGAATCAGATCATTACACTAGACCCAGCCAAGGGAAAGGATTATTGGCCATACTGTCAAAGTATTGTCAGGGATGGACAGAAATTAATCCGGTGTGAACTGTCAGGGCTCGGCCTCAAGTTTCGTTCCATGAGGGAGCGATGGTGGTTTATAGCAGTGAGCCGCTGCGACCAGACACTAGGG ACTGGCCGAGGTCTGAACTTGACCTACAGTCTTCACTTGACTAACGGAGATGACGGGGACCTGCTCCACGAGGAATTCTCCGCTGATGAGTTTT ACATCCTTCCGATTCTGATCTCCTTCCTCATCGCCTACGTCATTATCTTAGTTGTGTCGGTCATATTTGCAG TGATCCTGTCTGGGCGCCAACTCCTCCATATCACAtttaagatgtatatttgtagTGTGATAATGTGGGCGTTTGGATTGTTTATTCTGTGTATATCATATGGACGGTATGCAGATTCCGGCTACGAACAAGATGGCTCAAAGCTTGCTG GTCGAGTGTTTTGTGCGGGCGGTGAGATATGCTTCCTTCTCATGTTGAACCTTCTGGCGAAGGGTTACACGATTACCCGGGGTCGTCTCCCCTCTCACAGCACAATCAAACTCTCCGTGTTCTTCACTGTATATGTCGTGGCCTACGCTGCCCTGTTTATTGTAGAGGCAGAG ACATTTGATCCAGccctggtactgtatatctatgAGAGTATCCCTGGATACGGTCTTATCATCCTTCGACTCCTGGCCTGGGCCTGGTTTTGTTACAGCCTCTTTTTCACACTAAAGCGTTTCCCGCGACGCGGAGGATTTTACTATCCCTTCTTCTTCTTATACACCCTATG GTTCTGGGCCGGGCCTATTGTTATTCTCATCGCTATGTTTGCCATGGCTGTCTGGACGAGAGAAAAAACAATTGTTGCTGTACAGAACTTTGTCACATTCTGCGGCCATATTTTCTTCCTG GTGCTGACCAGACCTAACGCTGCCCATGGAAATTTTCCTTACACAATAAGGACCACTCAG ATCCAAGCGACCAATGGAGAGAGTGGGGGAGATGGAGACAGGTATATGGTGACCTCAGAAGCTTCGTCCTCTACTGGACCAGATCTTACCGCTCTCTTCGTTACCTCCAATACATCTAAACCTCGCATGGACACAAATGGTGATCTGGCGCCGCCATCCTACGATGATGCAACACAT ATGCCTGGGATGGATGCCAAGCCTTTTGAGCTTAACAGTGTTGCTTCACCTTCTGCCCCACCTCTGTACTCGACCTACAACTCTTGA